The nucleotide sequence CCGGCCGGTCCCCGTCGGCCGGCTCGGGCGCCTCGGCCAGCAGCCTGATCAGGGACTCCTCCGGCAGCCGGAGGATCTCCTCCAGCGCGCGCACGGCGCGCAGCGACTCGGGGCGCTGGGGGCGGCGGGCGCCCTGCTGCCAGTAGCTGAGGCTGGTCACGCCGACTTTCACCCCGTGGCGTGAGAGATGGTGCTGCACGCGCTGGAGCGGCAGCCCGCGAGCGGCTATCGCGGCACGCAGCGCCACATGGAAGGGACCGCCCCGCAGGGCCGTCTCCAGCTCGGCTGGGGCGAGGTCCGGGTGCTCTGTGACATGCGGCATGCACAGAAGCCTTTCTGTGAGGTGTCACCACGGCTGGTCAGACCGCGGTGCGGGGTCGTGTGCCACCCCGTGGGGCTCCGGGGGCGCGCTCGCGTGCGGGCACGCCGTTCGCGTGCGCCGAGTGCGCGGCCCCGAGTTCCCCCGCATTGAAGCGTGTTGACCAGACCCCGACAACACCCCGGGCGACGCCATGGCCTGGATCGTGACGCCTCGGGACCCCGGCCGCCACCGTTGTCCACAGGCTGGTCGGGCGCCCCCGCCGGCGTCGTCACCCTTGTCCACAGGCCCGGCGCGGTGTCGGCGCTCGCCAGTAGGGTGTGAGTCATGGCCGACCCCTCCAGCTACCGCCCCAGGCCGGGCGAGATCCCGGACTCCCCGGGGGTGTACAGGTTCCGAGACGAGCACCGCCGGGTGATCTACGTCGGAAAGGCGAAGAGCCTGCGCCAGCGCCTGGCGAACTACTTCCAGGACCTGGCGAACCTGCACCCGCGCACCCGCTCCATGGTCACCACCGCCGCGTCCGTGGAGTGGACCGTGGTGTCCACGGAGGTCGAGGCGCTTCAGCTGGAGTACTCCTGGATCAAGGAGTACGACCCCCGGTTCAACGTCAAGTACCGCGACGACAAGAGCTACCCGTACCTCGCGGTGACGATGAACGAGGAGTTCCCGCGCGTGCAGGTGATGCGCGGTCAGAAGAGGAAGGGCGTGCGGTACTTCGGCCCGTACGCCCACGCGTGGGCGATCCGGGACACCGTCGACCTGCTGCTGCGCGTCTTCCCCGTGCGCACCTGCTCGGCCGGTGTCTTCAAGAACGCCGAGCGCACCGGCCGCCCCTGCCTGCTCGGGTACATCGGCAAGTGCTCCGCGCCCTGCGTCGGCCGGATCTCGCCGGAGGACCACTACGAGCTGGCCGAGGAGTTCTGCGACTTCATGGCCGGCCGCACCGGCACCTACCTCCGCCGTCTGGAGCGGCAGATGGCCGAGGCGTCCGACGAGATGGAGTACGAGCGGGCCGCCCGCCTGCGCGACGACGTCGGCGCGCTGAAGAAGGCCATGGAGAAGAACGCGGTCGTGCTCGCCGACGCGACCGACGCCGACCTCATCGCCGTCGCCGAGGACGAGCTGGAGGCCGCCGTCCAGATCTTCCACGTGCGCGGTGGCCGGGTGCGCGGCCAGCGCGGCTGGGTCACCGACAAGGTCGAGGAGATCACCACCGGCGCCCTCGTCGAGCACGCCCTCCAGCAGCTCTACGGCGAGGAGACCGGGGACTCAGTGCCCAAGGAGGTGCTGGTCCCGGCGCTGCCCGACCCCGTCGAGCCGGTCCAGGAGTGGCTGACGGTCCGGCGCGGGGCCAACGTCTCGCTGCGCATCCCGCAGCGCGGCGACAAGAAGGCGCTGATGGAGACCGTCCAGCGCAACGCCCAGCAGGCCCTCGTGCTCCACAAGACCAAGCGCGCCTCCGACCTCACCACCCGCTCGCGCGCGCTGGAGGAGATCGCCGGGGCCCTCGATCTCGACAGCGCCCCCCTGCGGATCGAGTGCTACGACATCTCCCACCTCCAGGGCGACGACGTGGTGGCCTCCATGGTCGTCTTCGAGGACGGCCTCCAGCGCAAGAACGAGTACCGCCGCTTCCAGATCAAGGGCTTCGCCGGTCAGGACGACGTCCGCTCCATGCACGAGGTGATCACCCGCCGCTTCCGCCGCTATCTGGCGGAGAAGGAGCGCTCCGGCGAGTGGGCGGGCGCCGAGGACACCCCGGTGAACGGCACGCCCCACCCGGTCGACGGCGCCCCTGCCACCGGTGAGGACGACGGCTTCGCCGGACCCAAGGACGACGACGGCCGCCCCAGGAAGTTCGCCTACCCGCCCCAGCTCGTGGTGGTCGACGGCGGACGCCCGCAGGTCGCCGCCGCCCGGCGGGCCCTGGACGAGCTGGGCATCGACGACATCGCCGTGTGCGGCCTCGCCAAGCGCCTGGAAGAGGTCTGGGTGCCCGGCGAGGAGGACCCCGTGGTGCTGCCCCGCAGCAGCGAGGGCCTCTACCTCCTCCAGCGCGTGCGCGACGAGGCCCACCGCTTCGCCATCACCTACCAGCGCGCCAAACGCGCCAAGCGGCTGCGCAGCGGCCCCCTGGACGAGGTGCCCGGCCTCGGCGAGACGCGCAAGCAGGCCCTCATCAAGCACTTCGGTTCGGTCAAGCGGCTGCGCGCCGCCACGCTCGAACAGATCCAGGAAGTACCCGGCATAGGCCGGAAGACGGCCGAGACCATCGCCGTGGCTCTCGCCCGTTCGGCCCCGGCCGCGCCCGCCGTGAACACGGCGACCGGAGAGATCATTGAGGAAGAGGAACCCGACACGACGGGCGGTTCCTCCGGAGAGTCCGTGAGCGCGGGCCTCCCGGACGACCGACGGGGGCAGGAGACATGACCGAGCACCAGGCACGGCCCACGGCCCAGCGGGCAGGCACCCAGGCGGCGACGGACGACAGTCACCCACGGGCAGCGGAACAGGACAACGGAGCACAGGTGAGTACGGACGTCACGCCGGCAGCGGCCAACGAAGCGCCC is from Streptomyces seoulensis and encodes:
- the uvrC gene encoding excinuclease ABC subunit UvrC, yielding MADPSSYRPRPGEIPDSPGVYRFRDEHRRVIYVGKAKSLRQRLANYFQDLANLHPRTRSMVTTAASVEWTVVSTEVEALQLEYSWIKEYDPRFNVKYRDDKSYPYLAVTMNEEFPRVQVMRGQKRKGVRYFGPYAHAWAIRDTVDLLLRVFPVRTCSAGVFKNAERTGRPCLLGYIGKCSAPCVGRISPEDHYELAEEFCDFMAGRTGTYLRRLERQMAEASDEMEYERAARLRDDVGALKKAMEKNAVVLADATDADLIAVAEDELEAAVQIFHVRGGRVRGQRGWVTDKVEEITTGALVEHALQQLYGEETGDSVPKEVLVPALPDPVEPVQEWLTVRRGANVSLRIPQRGDKKALMETVQRNAQQALVLHKTKRASDLTTRSRALEEIAGALDLDSAPLRIECYDISHLQGDDVVASMVVFEDGLQRKNEYRRFQIKGFAGQDDVRSMHEVITRRFRRYLAEKERSGEWAGAEDTPVNGTPHPVDGAPATGEDDGFAGPKDDDGRPRKFAYPPQLVVVDGGRPQVAAARRALDELGIDDIAVCGLAKRLEEVWVPGEEDPVVLPRSSEGLYLLQRVRDEAHRFAITYQRAKRAKRLRSGPLDEVPGLGETRKQALIKHFGSVKRLRAATLEQIQEVPGIGRKTAETIAVALARSAPAAPAVNTATGEIIEEEEPDTTGGSSGESVSAGLPDDRRGQET